One Gossypium hirsutum isolate 1008001.06 chromosome A08, Gossypium_hirsutum_v2.1, whole genome shotgun sequence genomic window, CCACGGAAACAGATTATCCCTTCTGCATTCAGTGCGAAGTCCCTCGTATTACTTGTTCTACTTGGCGAACCTTCTTCGCCAAGTTTTATTTTGTGGTTTGCCTCTCCTTGATTTGTTGTGATAGGGTTAGTCTTACTTGCAATTCTATAAGCAGTCCCTTATCACTCGTTACATTCAATTGCACAAATAGAGCTCCTAACTCACTCAttgactttctacttaaagcatttACGACCACATTTACCTTTCCAGGGTGAAATTCTATCACATAATCATAGTCCTTTAGTAGTTTTATTCACCATCTTTGTTGAAAGTTTAATTCCTTCTGCGTGAGcaaatacttgaggcttttatggtCTGTGTAGATGGTACATCGTTCACCATATAATTAGTGTTGCCAAATCTTAAGTGTGAACACCACTGCTGCTGAATCCAGATCATGGGTTGGGTAGTTTCGTTCATGAGGCTTTAGTTGTTTCGAGGCATAAGTCACCACCCTTCCTTCATGCATTAGCACACAGCTAAGTTCCACGTGCAaggcatcactgtagaccacaaagtCTTTTCAAAGTTCTTGATGTAAGCACGCCCGGGAGCTCATCGAGCACGAACCAAGAATCCctcgagctgcctaaaggacccaTAACTTGAGCTCATGCTAAGCATCTTCAAGAAGCTGTTTCGACATTGTTAGCTCAATTTTGGAGTGACATTGAGCTCTATGACAAATGAGAAGTTCGGGCCAATTTGTTAAAGGCTCcttgcaccttagtgcaagctgatCTCAGCTCGTCTCCAGCTCCCCGAGCTCCAATCAGCTCAAATCAGTTCACTTGAGCTTAATtaagctcgtttgagctcaatttagtttCTTTCCAGctcatttctttttccattttaataaactaagtattagttttatttcaattcaatttgatacaGCTCATGTTGAATTCCCTAGCTCAAATCAGTTCATTAATTATTTTCACAtgtttgagctagctgaatttaatATGTTAGCTAAGTTCATATTAATTgagttttaacttaattattatgtttattaatatgtCTAGATTATGTATTATCTTGGTGCAACCGAATGTAAGCTTGATTTAATGTGTTCATTGCTTgtttaggttcagccgaatgcaTGAATGGAGATTAAATGCAAGATGCAATGCATGGAAGAATTCATGCATGGTCGGCTACAATGCATGGTGTTCTAATTATTGGTTTCCTTAAGCACCCATTCGGCCAAGGAGTAGCTGCCAATTAATTCCAAAGTTGACTGATTAGCTCCCAAGGCAGCCTTGAACATGTTCCCACCTTGTTTTGACCAATCAGCTTCTATACATGCATGGATGAATTCAAGAACATCTAAAGGggaaattaacacataaattcAGCCCATTAAATTAACAACATGCATACACAATGGGGAGGACGAATTTACAAGATACATGCTACTGTTCATGAACCTATATGCCATTAAAGTGCCTATTTATGAGAATACATGTTCTATGCatgtgcatgaacgtcccaaggagatgaataaAACTTTTTGGTGCTCATACAAAGCACTTGAAGCTTTCTTCTATGCTAAGAATTCATGCACAGTAAAGGGAAGGAAGAATCTGACTATTGAAGCTCCATTCAGCCTAATGTGGACTTAGTCTTTTAATGATTTGTTCTAGAATATTCAAGTGCATTCATAGTCGAATTACTTAGCCTTTAAGCTAGTTATTTTGTCCATTTGGTTATCATATGTTAGGCTATAAATACTTAGCATTTTTcaattgtaaaggactttttgtcattttatttgaatgaacatttgttcttgtgaggttaatTTCCTCTCCAATTTTGTAATAGTctcgagtgacttatctagcttactagtggcgtcaatccaaacttgtttctgaacttatcaccaagcattggtgtggcgttcaactatCCTTCTACCATCCATCTTTATCACCTTAAACAATAGAGGAACTGGGTGACACTCTTCATAGTGTTGAATCGCTCATGAAGTTTAAGTCCATTTTTCCATCCCCATATTATTTCTTTACCAAACTATTCACTTAAACTGAGCCATCCAAATACTTTCTACCTTTGCTTCTTTTAGCCGAACCTAGCTCATCGAAATAGACACTCCATTGACACTCAGCCTTCTAAGCCATTTTAAACAAATCGATAATTTGTGAACGATCCTTCTCGTAGACGATCAGGCAAACTACGTGAACTCGACTCTATCACCTGAGTCGGATCACATCAGTTCTGGTTGTATCAACATAGGTGCTTTGGTGAGCAACGCCTTAAACCCAACTtagataaaaatatcaaaactcGAGCCTGGCCAAtcccgtattaatttttatatttattttaaaaatataatacatcaaaaatggtaaaaatgttaaaataaatgtttcccaataaattgaaaataaatttttaaaaaaatatgtatatttaaataacactaagataggtgcaaattaacaagcaaatgcctttaaaatagtaacaaaattaacaattgaACAAGAATTAttcaataacaacaaaatagtaacaacataatagtgaaatagtagtaaaataatgagaaaataacaagaaaatagtaaaaaaaaacagcaaaaaaactacagtttattttttttgcatattcaAGAAAAAAAAGCCTTACTCGAGGTTCATTTTCTAAACGAGCTTTATTTTTTTACCTAAACCcatttttaaatctatttttttatccaaatcttTCCATTTTTAAATAAACCTTCGGACTGAGTGGCCTGACTCATAAGCAGATTTAGGCCCTAGTGCCTAGTGGTATTGTTTACATTTTTAGTCAGGTATGAAAGTtcgaacaaaaacaaaaattggcTTCTATTTCTATAATCTTAGCTACATATGTGACgacccaaaataaaaaatgggCTAAAGGTTGATCTTTTATTAGGGCCATCAGTCGGAGCTCAACTTTTAAACTTTTAACTATGATTTTGGGCCCAGTCGTAAGGATGGATATACGTATCCTTCAAAATTTTCCAGATGACTTGGAAAAGCTGTAGCCAATCGTGTCTAGCAGTGCGAAAAGAACCTGCAAAACTATAAATTCTAATATATTCCATTATCCTTTTAAACTTTTGATTCTCATTTCTTAGTATGTCACACCAAATATAGCAAAGGATAACCCCATCACATTTCTTATTTCAAAGATGGCACTCCTCATCTCGTTACCTCcgccttcttctccttcttcttcttctccttcgtTTTCTTCACATTGTTTTTCCATTTCACTCTCTTCCGGCCACCAATCCGGTCGCCGTATCCGGTTTCTGCCAGTCGCAGCTACCACCACCACTCACAATCGTCAACATTCCATTCCTCTTGACAAGTCTTGGCTAGCTGTTGCTGAAGCGTCGGAGGAGGACCAGCTTTGGGCAGCCGCTTGCCTCCGTGTTCGCTCCTTCTATGACTTCCAGGATTCCTCCTATGGCATCCATGTGAGactttatttctttcatttggttttcaaaataaagaaggcaaaaaaaaatgaattaatgggttgcttttttttttcactgGAGAGGCATAAAAAAGGTCAACGCCTGAATGTTAATTGTTTGATGAACGATTTCATAGTAATTTGTTTAGGGCATTTTAGAAGTTATCGAAGTTTTAGAGGATTGTAGATATTGATGTTAGTGAAGAGTTAGTTTCTTGTTATCTCATTAATAGCTCGAATATAGAAATTTTGGTTCCTTTTTGTCATTGCCGTTTTAAATTTGCCATGAACAGAGGTCCTCCGGAGTGTACAGTGCCTGGTTTTAGAGTTTCATTTGAAAAATCCTTGGGAGTGGGAACTGTCGCCTGAGTCTGTCTAATTTCATTTGTATGCAAACGTGCTTGTTTGAGGAAACTGGTAAAATCATAAAAAGACCATTATGAACTATGATTATTGGTTAATCTTATCATAGAAGAAATTTCCGAGCAAACTATGCAGAGCTATGCATGTAATGGGTTAAATGTCCAAGACTCTTCCATCCATAGGCATCTTCTAGCTGCCTAGAGATTAAACGTACTCTATGGTTTTCGCTTTGTCTAATTATTAACGATATGTCAATAAATTGGTCTCCCAGCAGATAGAGAGGCACTTTGCATGTTTGAAACTCTTTGTAATTGTACTCACAAGGCTCTAGGCGTAGACATTTTCATCTATGGCTTTCCTCCATTAACACTGGATACTCATGGACAGGATGTGCTCTGGGGAGACTACATTTTTGGTTCACTAGATGTATTTTGTTTGCAAGTTCTTGGGCATTATGAATGTGGGTCATATTGATGTTTTCCTTCTTTGAGTGGCTTCTGTCAAAAAAAAGTTTTGTTCAAAGTTGGTTATGGATTTAGGCAAAAAGTAGTAGAATTAATCCCTGTTTCTTTATCGTTGAGGGACAGAAATGGAAGCGGTTTTGAGGCAAAAGACTAACCATGTCAAAGCTGATAGATTCTTGCTTCTACACCCTTGCATTTTTGGTGCAGCAAGCAGTTCTTGAACTGACATGAttgtttagtttttcttttcttgtgtGAGAACTAGTTTTATACCTTTTACTGCAGCATTGTTTTAGTTATAAGGAAacttgagaagaaagaaaaatgtcTCTTAAAGGatagtaatttttttcttttttctgtttctATTCCCCTTTTATTATAGTATTTTGTCCTTTTCAAGTATTAGGATCATAAAAGGTACTTGACGGAACGTGAATTTGTTGCGCTAAAGGAAAGAATTGCTGGGAAGAGGAAGGGCTTTAAGAGAGTTTCTTGCATAAATGCTACGCTTCCATTGTCACAATTGTCAAGCTCTGCAAATGATTTATGTGCTGCATGTAAGGTTTGTTTGCCTTcttttttgtttactttttttctatttataatgCTTCAAATTTTAAATGTCAGTTTGGCGTGTTAATGCTATTGTTTTGATTGATTAGAGATTTTAACCGGATTTAATGTGTCATAGATTCGTCTAGGGAGAATCTGTATTATAATGATGAAGAAAAATAAGGAGCAAGGAATAGctttaacctaattttttttgagttaggaTGCCTTTTTGTCATGAATAGACAGCTATTAGAGAAGAGCGACATATTAAGTTCTAGATTTACGTGTCTGGAACCTAATCTGTTAAAAACAGAGAATTGGTAGTTGAAATATGAAGATATTTTACTTTTTGTTAATACTTTCATTGAAAAAATACATGGTTTTATATATACAATAATTAGGAAGGAGGAAATAGAATCCCTAAAGGTTAATTACACACCAAAG contains:
- the LOC107903858 gene encoding uncharacterized protein isoform X1 — protein: MALLISLPPPSSPSSSSPSFSSHCFSISLSSGHQSGRRIRFLPVAATTTTHNRQHSIPLDKSWLAVAEASEEDQLWAAACLRVRSFYDFQDSSYGIHDHKRYLTEREFVALKERIAGKRKGFKRVSCINATLPLSQLSSSANDLCAACKFTSNGEDRVVVGTLDLNQCLWLPEEIAGTKPEGIEAGFGRAYLSNVCVARELHRNGLGYDIVTKSKIVAEEWGITDLYVHVAVGNEPAKNLYMKSGFIHENNEPAWQARFLDRPRRILLWIGLPCTNEL
- the LOC107903858 gene encoding uncharacterized protein isoform X3; the encoded protein is MALLISLPPPSSPSSSSPSFSSHCFSISLSSGHQSGRRIRFLPVAATTTTHNRQHSIPLDKSWLAVAEASEEDQLWAAACLRVRSFYDFQDSSYGIHDHKRYLTEREFVALKERIAGKRKGFKRVSCINATLPLSQLSSSANDLCAACKFTSNGEDRVVVGTLDLNQCLWLPEEIAGTKPEGIEAGFGRAYLSNVCVARELHRNGLGYDIVTKSKIVAEEWVLHQMVEAKCITDAYLGHLA
- the LOC107903858 gene encoding uncharacterized protein isoform X5, encoding MALLISLPPPSSPSSSSPSFSSHCFSISLSSGHQSGRRIRFLPVAATTTTHNRQHSIPLDKSWLAVAEASEEDQLWAAACLRVRSFYDFQDSSYGIHDHKRYLTEREFVALKERIAGKRKGFKRVSCINATLPLSQLSSSANDLCAACKFTSNGEDRVVVGTLDLNQCLWLPEEIAGTKPEGIEAGFGRAYLSNVCVARELHRNGLGYDIVTKSKIVAEEWDGRS
- the LOC107903858 gene encoding uncharacterized protein isoform X2, with product MALLISLPPPSSPSSSSPSFSSHCFSISLSSGHQSGRRIRFLPVAATTTTHNRQHSIPLDKSWLAVAEASEEDQLWAAACLRVRSFYDFQDSSYGIHERIAGKRKGFKRVSCINATLPLSQLSSSANDLCAACKFTSNGEDRVVVGTLDLNQCLWLPEEIAGTKPEGIEAGFGRAYLSNVCVARELHRNGLGYDIVTKSKIVAEEWGITDLYVHVAVGNEPAKNLYMKSGFIHENNEPAWQARFLDRPRRILLWIGLPCTNEL
- the LOC107903858 gene encoding uncharacterized protein isoform X6, giving the protein MALLISLPPPSSPSSSSPSFSSHCFSISLSSGHQSGRRIRFLPVAATTTTHNRQHSIPLDKSWLAVAEASEEDQLWAAACLRVRSFYDFQDSSYGIHDHKRYLTEREFVALKERIAGKRKGFKRVSCINATLPLSQLSSSANDLCAACKFTSNGEDRVVVGTLDLNQCLWLPEEIAGTKPEGIEAGFGRAYLSNVCVARELHRNGLGYDIVTKSKIVAEEWVVP
- the LOC107903858 gene encoding uncharacterized protein isoform X4 codes for the protein MALLISLPPPSSPSSSSPSFSSHCFSISLSSGHQSGRRIRFLPVAATTTTHNRQHSIPLDKSWLAVAEASEEDQLWAAACLRVRSFYDFQDSSYGIHERIAGKRKGFKRVSCINATLPLSQLSSSANDLCAACKFTSNGEDRVVVGTLDLNQCLWLPEEIAGTKPEGIEAGFGRAYLSNVCVARELHRNGLGYDIVTKSKIVAEEWVLHQMVEAKCITDAYLGHLA